A single Drechmeria coniospora strain ARSEF 6962 chromosome 03, whole genome shotgun sequence DNA region contains:
- a CDS encoding sulfate transporter family protein, which translates to MSNSIRSFSPWRRRASSLSVGSHRTQNDSTNSLHLPTESLPIPSSRPLSSSVGSPKGSREPIRSYIHASVREQLAPVDSEQNARYVREDTAELATYLLSDDVTRRRPSFLQRPRSSVENLFGSRHEGVGPDDDDDACTPQPIPEVSESGSSSDGEPSNAAGDRDGFSVLSSLLRSSPPESLSPHSLSSSTTQPEPKDTRPSAARTKSKRRQSVVPEPSVETPLLRGTTPQATYSYDNAVNVEGQKPRVKKRWYARLAKRGREVEGHVSHAVAVVANPRRWDRRIVWEKAVVEPVSVLPAVAVGLLLNILDALSYGMILFPLGKPIFQHLGSAGISIYYVSTIVSQLIFSSSSIFRGAVGSELIEVVPFFHNMAQTITEIVGEDNPDAVIATTIVAYATSSMLTGLVFYLMGKFKFGYMVGFIPRHILIGCIGGVGWFLIATGFEVSARLDGSLDYNLDTLQKLIQADTVLLWGFPFILAVVLFYSQSKVRSKYFLPLYIISIPVIFYVFVAIVDALDADTLRSDGWIFEGPPPSEPWWYFYTLYQLQLVRWDAIVEVIPAMLALTFFGILHVPINVPALALNCGEDNADLDKELKLHGYSNFISGCFGSIQNYLVYANTVLFIRSGGDKRLAGYILAILTFGVMVVGPSIIGFIPVMMVGTLIFDLGFELLLEAVWLPRKKLKLAEYMTVIVIVLVMGVYDFVVGIGVGILLAFVSLIIQTSRVSAIRGTYGGDIVTSTVRRNPSQQHYLHQVRRQISIIKLTGYLFFGTIVSVEERIRAILDDGAFARKPIKFLILDLWHVTGLDYSAGEAFNTISRLLDSKDVLLVLSGVDAESQLGRSLRAVGLGTDTIEVLMLPDLNSALESCENELLKTLYARQEEMKATRKLGTANLDVPAAAPSASRPSALDAPFNSPRRNHLVEAAQEAITSVDVQRPSKWQSFQEPLRLMLQVFQGLSDKNEDFWFRAMPYFARKEYEPGTILFRRGERANGFYLVEGGILRAEYDLPQGRLCESIVAGTTCGELPFFSETERTATVQADRHCIVWLMDGEGWASLQKDEPEVARELLRISLKLTSERMGAITSYILAMAG; encoded by the exons ATGTCCAACTCTATCCGAAGCTTCTCTCCGTGGAGGAGAAGGGCCTCGAGCCTCTCCGTCGGATCGCATCGGACGCAGAACGACAGCACCAACAGCCTCCATCTCCCGACCGAGTCGCTACCCATCCCCTCGTCCCGCCCGctgtcgtcctcggtcggcTCCCCCAAAGGTTCCAGGGAACCCATCAGATCGTACATCCACGCTTCTGTGAGGGAGCAGCTTG CTCCCGTCGACAGCGAGCAAAATGCGCGATACGTCCGCGAAGACACGGCCGAACTTGCGACTTACCTCTTGTCCGATGACGTGACTCGTCGGAGGCCATCATTTCTGCAGCGGCCTCGATCCTCGGTCGAGAATCTGTTTGGCTCACGtcacgagggcgtcggcccggacgacgacgatgatgcgtGCACGCCCCAACCCATCCCGGAAGTATCAGAGTCGGGATCATCATCGGATGGCGAGCCGAGCAACGCCGCAGGAGACCGCGATGGATTCTCCGTCCTGTCATCCCTTCTGAGGAGCTCACCTCCGGAGTCGCTGTCCCCCCACTCATtgtcttcctcgacgacgcagccggAACCAAAAGATACACGGCCATCAGCCGCGCGTACAAAGTCGAAACGTCGACAGAGCGTCGTCCCGGAGCCTTCGGTGGAAACGCCGCTGCTTCGCGGCACCACGCCCCAGGCGACGTACTCGTATGACAACGCCGTAAACGTCGAGGGCCAAAAGCCACGAGTCAAGAAGCGCTGGTACGCCCGCCTCGCCAAGCGAGGTCGCGAGGTGGAGGGCCATGTGTCCcatgccgtggccgtcgttgcAAACCCGCGCCGTTGGGATCGCAGAATCGTATGGGagaaggccgtcgtcgagcctgTTTCCGTCCTTCCCGCGGTGGCCGTCGGTCTCCTCTTGAACATTCTCGATGCTCTGTCGTACG GCATGATTCTCTTCCCTCTTGGGAAACCAATCTTTCAGCATCTGGGATCCGCCGGCATCTCCATCTACTACGTCAGCACCATCGTCTCCCAGCTGATTTTCTCCTCCAGCAGCATCTTTAGAGGAGCCGTCGGGTCCGAGCTG ATTGAAGTTGTCCCTTTCTTTCACAACATGGCCCAGACCATCACCGAGATCGTGGGCGAGGACAACCCCGATGCCGTCATCGCGACGACCATAGTCGCATACGCGACCAGCTCCATGCTGACGGGACTCGTCTTTTACCTCATGGGCAAGTTCAAGTTTGGATACATGGTCGGATTCATCCCACGCCACATCCTGATCGGATGCATCGGTGGAGTCGGCTGGTTCCTCATCGCCACCGGATTCGAGGTCTCGGctcggctcgacggcagTCTCGACTACAATCTCGACACGCTCCAGAAGCTCATCCAGGCCGACACCGTCCTTCTCTGGGGTTTCCCCTTcatcttggccgtcgtcctgtTCTACAGCCAGTCCAAGGTTCGGTCCAAATACTTTCTGCCCCTATACATCATTTCCATACCCGTCATCTTCTACGTCTTcgttgccatcgtcgacgcttTGGATGCGGACACGCTTCGCTCCGACGGTTGGATATTCGAAGGTCCGCCGCCAAGCGAGCCGTGGTGGTACTTTTACACGCTGTATC AGCTTCAGCTGGTACGATGggatgccatcgtcgaggtgATTCCCGCCATGCTGGCCCTCACCTTCTTCGGAATTCTCCACGTGCCCATCAACGttcccgccctcgccctcaaCTGCGGCGAGGACAATGCCGACCTGGACAAGGAGCTGAAGCTGCATGGCTACTCCAACTTCATCTCGGGCTGCTTCGGCAGCATCCAGAACTACCTCGTCTACGCCAACACGGTGCTGTTCATCCGGTCCGGCGGCGACAAGCGACTGGCAGGATACATATTGGCCATCCTCACCTTTGGCGTCATGGTCGTGGGCCCCTCCATCATCGGCTTCATCCCCGTCATGATGGTGGGGACCCTCATCTTCGATCTCGGCttcgagctgctgctggaagCCGTGTGGCTCCCGAGGAAGAAGCTGAAGTTGGCGGAATACAtgaccgtcatcgtcatcgtgctcgtcatgggcgtctacgacttcgtcgtcggcatcggcgtcggaaTCCTGCTCGCCTTCGTCTCGCTCATCATCCAGACGTCGAGGGTATCAGCCATCAGGGGTACCTATGGCGGCGACATCGTCACCTCGACGGTGCGGCGTAACCCTTCGCAGCAGCATTACCTGCACCAGGTTCGTCGGCAGATATCCATCATCAAACTTACCGGCTACCTCTTCTTCGGCACCATCGTCAGCGTCGAGGAGAGGATCCgggccatcctcgacgacggtgcgtTTGCGAGGAAGCCCATCAAGTTTCTCATCCTCGACTTGTGGCACGTCACGGGGCTCGATTACTCGGCGGGCGAAGCGTTCAACACCATCAGCCGGCTCCTCGACAGCAAGGACGTGCTGCTCGTGCTCagcggcgtcgatgccgagagCCAGCTTGGCCGCAGTCTCCGGGCCGTCGGGCTCGGCACCGACACGATCGAGGTCCTGATGCTCCCGGACCTCAACTCGGCGCTGGAGAGCTGCGAGAACGAGCTCCTCAAGACTCTGTACGCCAGGCAGGAGGAgatgaaggcgacgaggaagctgGGCACGGCAAACCTCGACGTTCCAGCCGCCGCACCGAgtgcgtcgaggccgtcggcgctcgaCGCACCCTTCAACTCGCCTCGGCGAAACCACCTCGTGGAGGCGGCGCAGGAGGCCATCACCAGCGTCGACGTGCAGCGGCCATCGAAGTGGCAGAGCTTCCAGGAGCCGCTGCGACTCATGCTCCAGGTCTTCCAGGGGCTCAGCGACAAGAACGAGGACTTTTGGTTCCGCGCCATGCCGTACTTTGCGCGGAAGGAGTACGAGCCGGGCACCATCCTCTtccggcgaggcgagcgagcgaacGGGTTctacctcgtcgagggtggCATCTTGCGCGCCGAGTACGACTTGCCCCAGGGCCGGCTCTGCGAGAGCATCGTGGCGGGCACGACGTGCGGCGAGCTGCCGTTCTTCTCCGAGACGGagcggacggcgacggtgcaggCAGACAGGCACTGCATCGTCTGGCTCATGGACGGCGAAGGCTGGGCGAGCCTTCAGAAGGACGAGCCCGAGGTGGCGAGAGAGCTGCTGAGGATCTCGTTGAAGCTGACGAGCGAGCGGATGGGGGCCATCACGTCGTACATTTTGGCCATGGCGGGTTAG